In Woeseia oceani, one DNA window encodes the following:
- the trpB gene encoding tryptophan synthase subunit beta, whose amino-acid sequence MKSLLESGDAEKLLAASINGELPDERGRFGPFGGRYIPETLVPAFERLEQGVRKFLHDDDFQKEFRAELHNWVGRPTALTPAPTLSARWGCDVWLKREDLAHTGAHKINNAIGQALLAKRLGAKRVIAETGAGQHGVASAAACARVGLPCTVYMGALDMQRQAPNVDRMHRLGAEVVAVESGDATLRAAIDEAMRCWVSDPDGIYYLLGSAVGPHPYPWLVRELQNVIGEEAREQMLRLAGGLPDAAFACVGGGSNAIGLFYPLLADTQTELFGVEPGGRGPGLGDNAATLATGRPGVLQGSYTMILQDDDGQVQETHSISAGLDYSGVGPEHALLQAIGRVNYIMASDEEALDALGELCEAEGILTALETAHAYAAAKKWAANNPGKRILIGNSGRGDKDMPTLIQYPVSARK is encoded by the coding sequence ATGAAGTCTTTACTGGAGTCAGGTGACGCAGAGAAGCTGCTCGCTGCCTCAATCAATGGCGAGCTACCGGATGAACGTGGCCGCTTCGGTCCCTTCGGCGGGCGCTACATTCCCGAAACGCTGGTGCCCGCGTTCGAGCGGCTTGAGCAAGGCGTGCGCAAGTTTCTGCATGACGATGATTTCCAAAAGGAGTTTCGCGCCGAACTGCACAACTGGGTTGGCCGACCAACAGCGCTGACGCCCGCGCCGACATTGAGCGCACGCTGGGGCTGTGACGTATGGCTGAAACGCGAAGACCTTGCGCATACCGGTGCGCACAAGATCAACAATGCTATTGGCCAGGCCTTGTTGGCGAAACGGCTCGGTGCAAAGCGCGTCATCGCTGAAACGGGTGCTGGTCAGCACGGCGTTGCCTCGGCTGCCGCCTGTGCCAGAGTGGGATTGCCCTGCACGGTTTACATGGGCGCGCTCGACATGCAACGGCAGGCGCCGAACGTAGACCGCATGCACCGCCTCGGTGCGGAAGTCGTGGCGGTCGAGAGTGGCGATGCGACCCTGCGCGCCGCTATCGACGAAGCGATGCGCTGCTGGGTATCGGATCCGGATGGCATTTACTATCTGCTGGGTTCGGCGGTTGGGCCGCATCCGTATCCGTGGCTGGTGCGGGAATTGCAGAACGTGATTGGCGAAGAGGCGCGCGAGCAGATGTTGCGGCTGGCGGGCGGACTACCGGACGCCGCGTTCGCCTGCGTCGGCGGTGGCTCCAATGCAATCGGCCTGTTCTATCCGCTGCTGGCGGACACGCAAACCGAACTGTTCGGGGTTGAACCTGGCGGCCGCGGTCCGGGTCTCGGCGACAATGCGGCGACCCTTGCGACGGGTCGGCCCGGAGTTCTGCAGGGCAGTTACACCATGATTCTGCAGGACGATGATGGCCAGGTGCAGGAAACGCATTCGATTTCTGCCGGGCTCGACTATTCGGGCGTTGGTCCCGAGCATGCACTGCTGCAGGCCATCGGTCGTGTGAACTACATCATGGCCAGCGATGAGGAAGCCCTCGATGCGCTGGGCGAATTGTGCGAGGCCGAAGGGATACTGACGGCGCTGGAAACCGCACATGCTTACGCGGCCGCAAAAAAGTGGGCGGCCAACAATCCGGGCAAACGAATTCTGATCGGCAACTCCGGTCGTGGTGACAAAGACATGCCGACCCTGATCCAGTACCCCGTGAGTGCCCGCAAATGA
- a CDS encoding RNA polymerase sigma factor gives MAANREEDEPVAVSNQGAGDEQTLIALAQKGSSTAFEALYRLHVGKVYGLCLRMTGNASEAEDCAQEAFIQAWTRLELFRGDSAFATWLHRIAVNAVLGRMRKSRREHDRLQVVRDIAPPTATVGDSGGLQDLEQALDELPAGARHVFVLNAVYGYSHDETGEMLGIASGTSKAQLHRARRLLAQQLEGAET, from the coding sequence GTGGCCGCCAATCGCGAGGAAGATGAGCCAGTGGCGGTAAGCAATCAGGGTGCGGGCGACGAGCAAACCCTCATCGCCCTTGCACAGAAAGGCAGTTCGACGGCGTTCGAGGCGCTTTATCGCCTGCACGTTGGCAAAGTGTACGGCCTGTGTCTGCGCATGACCGGCAATGCGAGCGAGGCTGAAGATTGCGCGCAGGAAGCCTTCATTCAGGCATGGACCAGGCTTGAGCTGTTCCGGGGCGATAGCGCATTTGCAACCTGGCTGCACAGAATCGCCGTCAATGCCGTGCTTGGGCGTATGCGCAAGTCGCGCCGGGAGCATGATCGGCTGCAGGTGGTGCGAGACATAGCGCCACCCACGGCAACTGTCGGTGACAGTGGCGGTTTGCAGGATCTGGAGCAGGCGCTTGACGAATTACCGGCGGGTGCCCGCCATGTTTTCGTCTTGAATGCCGTATACGGTTACAGCCACGATGAAACTGGCGAAATGTTGGGCATAGCCAGCGGCACCAGCAAAGCACAACTACACCGCGCGCGCCGCTTGCTGGCGCAGCAACTGGAAGGTGCAGAGACATGA
- a CDS encoding phosphoribosylanthranilate isomerase has product MIKICGLTDKAAVTAAIDAGADAVGFVFAKSPRQVTAAVAATLASDVPAHVQRVAVMRHPSNAEWQEVLARFAPDVLQTDADDFLQLDVPAKVERWPVYREGAVTADTALPATFLYEGSNSGTGERVDWGLAATYARRGRMILAGGLSAANVTAAIESVAPWGVDVSSAVESAPGMKDPAKIAAFVIAAKSAKLN; this is encoded by the coding sequence ATGATCAAAATTTGCGGTCTGACGGACAAGGCGGCTGTAACTGCCGCCATCGATGCCGGCGCAGATGCCGTAGGCTTCGTGTTCGCCAAATCGCCGCGACAGGTAACCGCCGCCGTTGCCGCGACGCTTGCCAGCGATGTACCGGCGCATGTGCAGCGAGTTGCCGTTATGCGTCACCCGAGTAACGCCGAGTGGCAGGAAGTGCTGGCAAGGTTTGCGCCGGATGTGCTGCAAACTGACGCGGACGACTTTTTGCAGCTCGATGTCCCGGCAAAGGTTGAGCGCTGGCCTGTCTACCGCGAGGGTGCGGTGACCGCGGACACGGCATTGCCAGCCACCTTTCTCTACGAAGGTAGCAACAGCGGTACAGGTGAACGGGTGGACTGGGGTCTCGCCGCAACATACGCTCGCCGGGGTCGGATGATTTTGGCGGGTGGTTTGAGCGCTGCCAACGTCACAGCGGCAATCGAGAGCGTCGCCCCCTGGGGCGTGGACGTATCCAGCGCCGTTGAATCCGCGCCGGGGATGAAAGACCCCGCAAAGATTGCCGCATTTGTCATCGCAGCAAAATCAGCAAAGCTAAACTGA
- a CDS encoding putative signal transducing protein, with amino-acid sequence MRKLTTAPSIITINHYRNLLRSEGIDAFLRNEHLGSIVGEMPFQEVWPELWINNDLDYDRALQLIDAETLLQESPGEIWRCGNCGEDNEGQFAACWSCGLEN; translated from the coding sequence ATGCGAAAACTAACGACTGCGCCGTCGATCATTACGATCAACCACTACCGCAACCTGTTGCGGAGCGAAGGTATCGACGCGTTTCTGCGCAACGAGCATCTGGGGTCGATAGTGGGTGAAATGCCGTTTCAGGAAGTCTGGCCGGAACTGTGGATCAACAATGATCTGGATTACGACCGGGCATTGCAGCTGATCGACGCCGAGACGCTGCTGCAGGAAAGCCCGGGAGAAATCTGGCGCTGCGGCAATTGCGGTGAAGACAATGAAGGGCAGTTTGCGGCTTGCTGGAGTTGCGGCCTGGAAAACTGA
- a CDS encoding DUF4097 family beta strand repeat-containing protein codes for MSRTMKGFVAIALYLAGTALVAAEEIRQIIDASEDGLVSISNPAGSIEVKGWSRNQVEVNSDLGRGVEELIFERDGNEVKILVRVPRNNARGTSSDLEIRVPQNSSVKIAGVSADIVTNDVHGSQRLQTVSGDIDTYVFESDIDIDTVSGDITVRGDDKELHATIGSVSGDIDVVGLSGEIETGSVSGDVTVADGRFTRVSMNTTSGDIVFRAQLLNKGRLDVETINGDVDIDFTGAISARFDVETFNGDIRNCFGPESRRTSKYAPGRELVFTEGGGSGRVTIRTLNGDLQMCRD; via the coding sequence ATGAGCAGGACTATGAAAGGATTTGTCGCGATTGCGTTGTACCTTGCAGGTACGGCATTGGTGGCGGCTGAAGAAATTCGGCAGATCATCGACGCCAGCGAAGATGGGCTCGTGTCGATCTCCAACCCGGCTGGCTCGATCGAAGTGAAAGGCTGGTCGCGCAATCAGGTCGAGGTCAACAGCGATCTGGGTCGTGGTGTTGAAGAGCTGATCTTCGAGCGCGACGGCAATGAAGTGAAAATCCTTGTCAGAGTCCCGCGTAACAATGCGCGCGGTACATCAAGCGATCTGGAGATTCGTGTTCCACAAAACAGCTCAGTCAAGATTGCCGGTGTAAGCGCAGATATCGTGACCAATGACGTTCACGGTTCGCAGCGTCTGCAAACCGTCAGTGGTGACATCGATACTTACGTGTTCGAGTCAGACATCGATATCGATACCGTTAGTGGTGACATTACCGTGCGCGGTGACGACAAAGAGTTGCACGCAACAATTGGCTCGGTCAGCGGTGATATCGACGTCGTTGGTTTGTCCGGTGAAATCGAGACCGGTTCGGTTAGCGGAGACGTAACGGTGGCCGATGGTCGTTTCACGCGAGTCAGCATGAACACTACCAGCGGCGACATTGTGTTTCGCGCGCAGTTGCTGAACAAAGGCAGACTGGACGTGGAAACAATCAACGGCGACGTCGACATAGACTTTACAGGCGCGATTTCCGCGCGCTTTGACGTGGAAACCTTCAACGGCGATATCCGCAACTGCTTCGGCCCGGAATCGAGGCGGACCAGCAAATACGCGCCAGGCAGGGAACTGGTCTTTACTG
- a CDS encoding putative bifunctional diguanylate cyclase/phosphodiesterase, with protein MASYTILYLGHREFAEDFLQQLEQQDCCGRLIDCDNPASAITLAKDSRVDIVLFETGPGLGRSGEILKNLVRSFAGYPLVALTDRDHEHRGVAAVRVGAQGYLCMDDSRLERQLGVLHHAMQRHRLLESLSEADDTVLSILKSINDGVIVVDSDGHVLDINPAARSILGLPRRGTPGPEWVATFCSLEADGVTQTGQSLRPLFRARRGEKFSNQIALHRAEQQADTLLSINGQGLYNSSQSLVGGVITFRDVTEVMYKTLELEKRAEYDDLTMLPNRRLFSRQLQKAMGRAQRSKRPLGVLFIDLDRFKSINDTLGHDCGDELLRQVAKRIQSNLRVGDFCGRWGGDEFVACLEEFGDADDAAAVAQKLLLVLSEKYSINESEVYATPSIGIALYPESGMSTDRLVKAADVAMYQAKKRGGGRFQYYSAALNAKLEQSDELEIGLRHALVRNEFILHYQPRIDVLSGRLIGLEALLRWQHPRYGLLPPARFLSILESSGLIHSAGEWIIDTACRQLAAWQRQFDLPDLSVAINLSSQQLTHGRLVDAVERALANTALDPGCIEFELSDGDIVGRRPTERELLEALRRLGVRLSLDNFGTRDISFTSLDTGVIDSFVLDPSLIQDVEINHSHQRIVRAAIAMARGLNIEVAAEGVETITQLEFLKSCDCDLAQGFLISKPMQAEKVSSILRNEIAGARLLHINAA; from the coding sequence ATGGCGAGTTATACCATTCTGTACCTCGGCCATCGTGAGTTTGCCGAAGACTTCCTGCAACAACTCGAGCAACAAGATTGCTGCGGGCGATTGATCGACTGCGATAACCCGGCCTCTGCCATTACGCTGGCCAAAGACAGCCGGGTCGATATCGTGCTGTTTGAGACCGGACCTGGCCTGGGCCGCTCCGGTGAAATCCTGAAAAACCTCGTTCGTTCCTTCGCCGGTTATCCGCTGGTTGCCCTGACCGACCGCGATCACGAGCATCGCGGCGTCGCGGCAGTACGGGTCGGCGCACAGGGTTATCTGTGCATGGATGACAGCAGGCTGGAACGGCAACTCGGCGTATTACACCATGCCATGCAGCGACACCGACTGCTCGAGAGCCTTTCAGAAGCCGACGACACCGTGCTCTCGATACTAAAGAGCATTAACGACGGTGTGATCGTTGTGGACAGCGACGGCCACGTACTTGACATCAATCCCGCCGCTCGCTCAATACTCGGGCTGCCGCGGCGTGGCACGCCGGGTCCGGAATGGGTCGCGACCTTTTGCAGTCTGGAAGCGGACGGCGTAACTCAAACCGGGCAAAGCCTGCGGCCACTGTTTCGTGCCCGTCGCGGCGAAAAATTCAGCAACCAGATTGCATTGCACCGGGCCGAGCAACAAGCCGATACGCTGCTCAGTATCAACGGCCAGGGCCTTTACAACTCAAGCCAGTCGCTGGTCGGCGGCGTCATTACGTTCCGTGATGTCACCGAAGTCATGTACAAGACACTCGAACTTGAGAAGCGGGCTGAATACGACGACCTGACCATGCTGCCAAACCGGCGGCTGTTTTCGCGCCAGCTGCAAAAAGCCATGGGCCGCGCGCAGCGCAGCAAGCGCCCGCTCGGCGTGCTGTTCATCGACCTCGATCGCTTTAAATCCATCAACGACACGCTCGGCCATGACTGCGGCGACGAATTGCTCCGGCAGGTTGCCAAGCGAATTCAGAGCAACCTCCGGGTTGGTGATTTTTGCGGGCGCTGGGGCGGTGACGAGTTTGTCGCCTGCCTGGAAGAATTTGGTGACGCTGACGATGCTGCCGCTGTTGCACAGAAGTTGCTACTGGTGCTGTCGGAAAAGTACAGCATCAACGAGAGCGAAGTTTACGCAACGCCCAGCATCGGTATTGCCTTATACCCTGAGTCCGGCATGAGCACGGACCGGCTGGTTAAAGCCGCTGATGTGGCCATGTACCAGGCGAAAAAGCGTGGGGGCGGCCGGTTTCAGTACTATTCCGCAGCGCTTAACGCCAAGCTTGAACAAAGTGACGAACTGGAGATCGGCCTGCGCCACGCGCTCGTGCGCAACGAATTCATCCTCCATTACCAGCCGCGCATCGACGTCTTGTCCGGGCGCCTCATTGGCCTCGAAGCGCTGCTTCGGTGGCAGCACCCGCGCTACGGCCTGTTACCGCCAGCACGCTTTTTGAGCATTCTCGAAAGCAGCGGACTCATACATTCGGCGGGCGAGTGGATTATCGACACGGCGTGCCGGCAGCTCGCTGCATGGCAACGACAGTTCGACCTTCCGGACTTGTCGGTGGCCATCAATCTCTCGTCCCAGCAGCTGACTCACGGCCGGCTGGTCGACGCCGTTGAACGTGCACTTGCGAATACGGCCCTGGACCCCGGCTGCATAGAATTCGAGTTATCCGATGGCGATATCGTCGGTCGACGGCCAACTGAACGAGAGTTGCTGGAAGCACTGCGCCGACTGGGTGTACGGCTGTCACTCGACAACTTCGGCACGCGCGATATCTCCTTTACCTCACTCGATACCGGTGTGATAGACAGCTTCGTGCTCGACCCCAGTCTGATTCAGGATGTCGAAATCAATCACAGCCATCAGCGTATCGTGCGCGCTGCAATCGCGATGGCGCGCGGACTGAATATAGAAGTAGCGGCAGAGGGCGTTGAAACCATTACGCAACTGGAGTTTCTGAAGAGCTGCGATTGCGATCTCGCACAAGGCTTTCTGATCAGCAAGCCGATGCAGGCAGAAAAAGTATCGAGCATTCTGCGCAACGAAATCGCAGGCGCCCGCTTGTTGCACATCAACGCCGCCTGA
- the trpA gene encoding tryptophan synthase subunit alpha: MSAHESVSSALRAANDAGRPALIPFITAGYPKLEDFMDVLAAVSDVGDVVEIGVPFSDPMADGMTIQRSSHEAIKNGVSLRWILEQLSANRDRIKAPVVLMSYMNPLLAIGYDELAKRALAAGVCGFIVPDLPFEESHDLRAALESQGLGVVQLVTPATPAERLQLLADASRGFLYAVTITGITGGDGGLPDDLAAYLDRVSKVSPLPVCAGFGIRAAGDVANVGQHAAGAIVGSALVEVLERGEDPAAFLRSLRD; this comes from the coding sequence ATGAGTGCACACGAATCCGTCAGCAGTGCACTGCGTGCCGCGAACGATGCCGGGCGACCGGCGCTGATACCGTTCATCACGGCGGGCTATCCGAAGCTTGAAGATTTCATGGACGTCCTGGCGGCCGTCAGCGATGTCGGCGACGTTGTGGAGATTGGTGTGCCCTTCTCCGACCCGATGGCCGATGGCATGACGATCCAGCGATCCAGCCATGAGGCCATCAAGAACGGAGTGTCGTTGCGCTGGATCCTTGAGCAACTGAGCGCCAACCGCGACCGGATCAAGGCGCCCGTTGTGCTCATGTCTTACATGAATCCCTTGCTGGCTATCGGCTACGACGAACTGGCGAAGCGCGCGCTGGCGGCCGGTGTTTGTGGCTTCATCGTTCCGGATCTGCCGTTTGAAGAAAGTCATGACCTGCGTGCCGCGCTGGAATCGCAGGGGCTGGGTGTTGTGCAACTGGTTACGCCGGCCACGCCCGCGGAACGGCTGCAATTACTGGCAGACGCGTCGCGTGGTTTTCTGTATGCCGTAACGATCACCGGCATCACGGGTGGCGACGGTGGTCTGCCCGACGACCTCGCCGCCTATCTTGATCGGGTCAGCAAGGTATCGCCGCTGCCGGTCTGTGCCGGTTTCGGCATCCGTGCGGCTGGTGATGTTGCCAACGTGGGTCAGCATGCCGCTGGTGCTATCGTGGGTTCGGCGCTGGTTGAAGTGCTGGAACGTGGTGAAGATCCGGCGGCCTTCCTGCGTAGCCTGCGAGACTGA